Proteins encoded within one genomic window of Candidatus Limnocylindrales bacterium:
- the lptD gene encoding LPS assembly protein LptD gives MENFSKKTSPTDASTRRTLTRRRAIACSLAICPLMLISVSHAGVETGGAGASPTIQSATPSTSGAIPGATPAPSDAKPAAEDATPAAPAVHGNEPAAAPAATTPAAGAGTPAKSPITVEADSLEVEKEGGKAHASGNVVVEWDTSRLRANDVRVNQREREVEATGDVVYESDEYRATAKSAKLDVDEETGRLDEVDVHFTDDPGRFGGSKVKKLEGRHVVVQNGYYTTCDTDLGHPPDWELRGKHLDVRFDDYARMRNPHLEIRGVPVLYLPYLIFPTKETRQSGLLPFSVGTSTNRGFVFDLPAYWAIDKHQDLTMTAAVETSARLGVDGMYRYAPSRKRWGELRASYYNEAIRGDPKAGSPAVGVPENRGSVELVHREYLSKWTGYADVMWVGDQRFLREINVIDSDAPSRDVRRTLRYTSSRIGAFTSRGFTAGGVETAEYQDLVGFTVEDARHHAVGDGHGRDSSSDPVRRDTVQKPLNAWLQTDRNFGPVAFAFDSSAAAFVRDKGASGERVDFVSTMALPLLTDGPVWAKAWANGRGTAYAMTTRTVLSPDETPEDRLDPFPTRGILSGGVDTRTKLAREYAFTDSSRWSGLYHSLEPFVGMRYVALGKYDDIPLFDRLDAIDGRDVVTYGVDSRFLLKYLPGTGKAGHAPFEFGRLSLSQTYNLGQQVVNYEHNENVVGEHFSDIDLAAFVQPFHGFAVRTLTSYNVGASEVRGANASISWETGPIGPFLRGKNSQIAAAYRYVRSDTSENNVLQSTEMLARLAFTKNFALGLKGLYDIAGNKFVEEAVGVTFTSSCDCWSVGLGVVDRVNPGASGLTGPGDRNPNELQVRLAFELKGLGGFGSGVTQRNSPALDSIEYDDIGFWRAGW, from the coding sequence GTGGAAAACTTCTCGAAGAAGACCTCGCCGACTGATGCTTCCACACGACGGACGCTGACGCGCCGGCGGGCGATCGCGTGCTCGCTCGCCATCTGCCCGCTGATGCTCATTTCCGTGAGCCACGCCGGCGTCGAGACCGGCGGGGCGGGTGCTTCTCCGACGATCCAGAGTGCCACGCCGTCGACGTCCGGCGCGATCCCGGGAGCGACGCCGGCGCCGAGCGATGCGAAGCCGGCCGCGGAGGATGCGACTCCCGCAGCTCCGGCCGTCCACGGTAACGAGCCCGCCGCAGCGCCCGCGGCAACGACGCCGGCCGCAGGTGCCGGCACGCCGGCGAAGAGCCCGATCACGGTCGAAGCCGACTCCCTTGAAGTCGAGAAAGAGGGCGGCAAAGCGCACGCGAGCGGCAACGTGGTGGTCGAATGGGATACCTCCAGGCTGCGCGCGAACGACGTCCGCGTGAACCAGCGCGAGCGCGAGGTCGAGGCCACCGGCGACGTCGTCTACGAGTCCGACGAGTACCGGGCCACCGCGAAGAGCGCGAAGCTCGACGTCGACGAGGAAACCGGCCGGCTCGACGAGGTCGACGTCCACTTCACCGACGATCCCGGCCGCTTCGGCGGCTCGAAGGTAAAGAAGCTCGAAGGCCGTCACGTCGTCGTGCAGAACGGCTACTACACGACGTGCGATACCGATCTCGGCCATCCGCCGGACTGGGAGCTGCGCGGCAAGCACCTCGACGTACGCTTCGACGACTACGCACGCATGCGGAATCCGCACCTGGAGATCCGCGGCGTGCCGGTGCTGTACCTGCCGTACCTGATCTTTCCGACCAAGGAGACGCGCCAGTCGGGGCTGCTGCCGTTTTCGGTCGGCACGTCGACCAATCGCGGCTTCGTCTTCGATCTTCCGGCCTACTGGGCGATCGACAAGCACCAGGACCTGACGATGACCGCGGCGGTCGAAACCTCGGCGCGGCTCGGAGTCGACGGCATGTATCGCTACGCTCCGTCGCGCAAGCGCTGGGGCGAGCTGCGTGCGTCGTATTACAACGAGGCGATCCGCGGCGATCCGAAGGCCGGTTCGCCGGCGGTCGGCGTGCCGGAAAACCGCGGCTCGGTCGAGCTCGTTCATCGCGAGTATCTTTCGAAGTGGACCGGCTACGCCGACGTGATGTGGGTCGGCGACCAGCGCTTCCTGCGCGAGATCAACGTGATCGACAGCGATGCACCGTCGCGCGACGTGCGCCGCACGCTGCGCTACACGTCGTCGCGGATCGGAGCGTTCACGTCGCGCGGCTTCACGGCGGGCGGCGTCGAGACGGCCGAATACCAGGACCTGGTCGGCTTCACCGTCGAGGACGCCCGGCACCACGCCGTCGGCGATGGACACGGGCGCGACTCGTCGTCCGATCCGGTGCGGCGCGACACGGTGCAGAAACCGCTCAATGCGTGGCTGCAGACCGATCGCAACTTCGGCCCGGTCGCATTCGCGTTCGACTCGAGCGCCGCCGCGTTCGTGCGCGACAAGGGCGCGAGCGGAGAGCGCGTCGACTTCGTCTCGACGATGGCGCTTCCTCTGCTGACCGACGGTCCGGTATGGGCCAAGGCGTGGGCCAACGGGCGCGGCACCGCCTACGCGATGACGACGCGTACGGTTCTGTCACCGGACGAGACTCCGGAAGATCGTCTCGATCCGTTTCCGACGCGCGGCATCCTGTCGGGCGGCGTCGATACCCGCACCAAGCTCGCGCGCGAATACGCGTTTACGGATTCGTCGCGCTGGTCGGGCCTCTACCATTCGCTCGAGCCGTTCGTCGGGATGCGCTACGTGGCGCTCGGAAAATACGACGACATTCCGCTGTTCGACCGGCTCGACGCGATCGACGGACGCGACGTCGTCACGTACGGCGTCGATTCGCGATTCCTTCTGAAATACCTGCCGGGCACCGGCAAGGCGGGCCATGCTCCGTTCGAGTTCGGCCGGCTGTCGCTGTCCCAGACGTACAACCTCGGCCAGCAGGTCGTGAACTACGAGCACAACGAGAACGTGGTCGGCGAGCATTTCTCCGACATCGACCTGGCTGCGTTCGTACAGCCGTTTCACGGCTTCGCCGTGCGCACGCTGACCTCGTACAACGTGGGGGCGTCCGAGGTCCGCGGCGCGAACGCATCGATCTCGTGGGAAACCGGGCCGATCGGTCCGTTCCTGCGCGGCAAGAATTCGCAGATCGCCGCAGCCTACCGGTACGTGCGCAGCGATACCTCCGAAAACAACGTGCTGCAGTCGACCGAGATGCTCGCCCGCCTGGCGTTCACGAAGAATTTCGCGCTCGGGCTCAAGGGCCTCTACGACATCGCCGGCAACAAGTTCGTCGAAGAGGCGGTCGGCGTCACGTTCACGTCGTCGTGCGACTGCTGGTCGGTCGGGCTCGGTGTCGTCGACCGCGTCAATCCGGGAGCCTCGGGCCTGACCGGGCCGGGCGACAGGAATCCGAACGAGCTACAGGTACGTCTGGCGTTCGAGCTCAAGGGCCTCGGCGGGTTCGGAAGCGGCGTCACGCAGCGCAACTCGCCGGCGCTCGACAGCATCGAGTACGACGACATCGGCTTCTGGAGAGCCGGATGGTAA
- a CDS encoding carboxyl transferase domain-containing protein, with the protein MVKRVLVANRGEIAVRILRAASEHGCETVAVYSADDARCLHVARADRAIALGAAGPKAYLDIERIVAVAREASCDAVHPGYGFLSENAALAMQLADADIAFIGPTPAQLALFGDKARARQLAEEQGVPVIRGISHAVGDDEAREFFAALPSGDSMLVKAVSGGGGRGMRIVRSTDELADALARCRSEARSAFGSGDVYVERLIPRARHIEVQVAGDGRSVVALGDRECSLQRRHQKLVEAAPSPNLAPRLRERLFEASIRMAEACHYRSLATLEFLVAADGGTDAEWYFIEANARLQVEHTVTEAVTGLDLVRMQLAIADGKKLEDLGLAAGQVPPSRGSALQLRINMERIDADGSVRPGGGTLEVFEPASGAGVRVDTFGYAGYTTSPSFDSLLAKLIVHVDSADFASLVAAARRRLCEFRIEGVPTNAGFLRALLSQPDVIAGRMTTRFVDDHVAAIVAAEASLPGALWFDGRGAGFSAETQPSAKTSTVGARVDALDPLAVVHHGKAQAPRAGAAPDKSGTDTDFRKSVSVPDFASGGVDGPDGTVAVRAPILGTILQVSVSAGDRVAAGSELLVMEAMKMEHVVTAPVSGICRLVTVAAGDTVFETHPLVFLEEAHVEADAGDADAEVDPAHIRPDLAEVQARHRFGADDARPEAVAKRRASGQRTARENVDDLCDPGSFAEFGSLVIAAQRRRRGLDDLIRRTPGDGMICGLASINGDRFAADKSRAVVMSYDYTVLAGTQGLQNHRKKDRMFEIAYDQRLPVVILTEGGGGRPGDTDGSGVAGLDCRAFQFFGRLSGLVPLVGVNSGRCFAGNAALLGCCDVVIATANSSIGMGGPAMIEGGGLGVFHPDEVGPMAVQTRNGVVDIAVADEAEAIATAKQYLSYFQGPATEWKAADQRLLRSAIPENRLRIYDVRRVISTLVDEGSLLELRRDFGTGMVTALARIEGRPIGVLANNPAHLAGAIDPDGADKAARFMQLCDAHDLPMLSLCDTPGIMVGPEIEARAMVRHASRMFVVGASLTVPFFTIVLRKGYGLGAQAMAGGSFHAPMFTVAWPTGEFGGMGLEGAVKLGFQKELAAVEDPAARRELFESMVAHAYEIGKGVSMASYFEIDDVIDPAESRRWIMTALRSAPPVLPRSGKKRPCIDAW; encoded by the coding sequence ATGGTAAAGCGCGTCCTGGTCGCCAATCGCGGCGAGATCGCGGTTCGCATCCTGCGCGCAGCGTCCGAACACGGATGCGAGACCGTCGCGGTGTACTCGGCCGACGACGCGCGCTGCCTGCACGTCGCACGTGCCGACCGCGCGATCGCGCTCGGCGCCGCCGGCCCGAAAGCGTACCTCGACATCGAACGCATCGTGGCCGTCGCGCGCGAAGCTTCGTGCGACGCCGTGCATCCGGGCTATGGGTTCCTCAGCGAGAACGCGGCGCTCGCGATGCAGCTCGCCGACGCCGACATCGCGTTCATCGGACCGACGCCCGCGCAGCTCGCGCTGTTCGGCGACAAGGCGCGCGCCCGCCAGCTCGCGGAAGAGCAGGGCGTCCCGGTGATCCGCGGAATCTCGCACGCGGTCGGCGACGACGAAGCGCGTGAGTTCTTCGCCGCGCTGCCGTCGGGCGACTCGATGCTCGTCAAGGCCGTATCGGGCGGCGGCGGTCGCGGAATGCGAATCGTCCGCAGCACGGACGAGCTTGCCGACGCGCTCGCGCGCTGCCGGTCCGAAGCCCGATCCGCGTTCGGAAGCGGCGACGTCTACGTCGAGCGCCTGATCCCGCGTGCGCGGCATATCGAAGTGCAGGTCGCCGGCGACGGCCGTTCGGTGGTCGCGCTCGGCGACCGCGAATGCAGCCTGCAGCGCCGCCATCAGAAGCTCGTCGAGGCCGCGCCGAGCCCGAACCTTGCGCCGCGTCTCCGCGAGCGCCTGTTCGAGGCGTCCATACGGATGGCCGAGGCGTGTCACTACCGAAGTCTCGCGACGCTCGAGTTCCTCGTCGCGGCGGACGGAGGCACGGACGCGGAATGGTACTTCATCGAAGCCAACGCGCGCCTTCAGGTCGAGCATACGGTGACCGAAGCGGTGACGGGCCTCGACCTCGTGCGAATGCAGCTCGCGATCGCCGACGGCAAAAAGCTCGAGGATCTCGGTCTGGCGGCCGGGCAGGTGCCGCCGTCGCGCGGCAGCGCGCTTCAGCTTCGCATCAACATGGAGAGGATCGATGCCGACGGCTCGGTTCGGCCGGGCGGCGGAACGCTCGAGGTATTCGAGCCGGCCAGCGGTGCGGGCGTGCGCGTCGATACGTTCGGCTACGCCGGCTATACGACGTCGCCGTCATTCGACTCGCTGCTCGCGAAACTCATCGTGCACGTCGATTCGGCAGATTTCGCGTCGCTGGTTGCCGCGGCTCGCCGGCGGCTGTGCGAGTTTCGCATCGAGGGCGTTCCGACCAACGCGGGGTTTCTGCGGGCTCTTCTGTCGCAGCCGGATGTGATCGCCGGTCGCATGACGACGAGGTTCGTCGACGATCACGTTGCGGCGATCGTCGCTGCCGAAGCGTCGCTTCCGGGAGCGCTGTGGTTTGACGGTCGCGGGGCCGGGTTTTCCGCGGAGACTCAACCGTCGGCGAAGACTTCGACCGTCGGAGCGCGCGTGGACGCGCTCGATCCGCTCGCCGTGGTCCACCACGGAAAGGCGCAGGCGCCGCGCGCTGGAGCTGCGCCGGATAAATCGGGGACAGACACCGATTTCCGGAAATCGGTGTCTGTCCCCGATTTCGCGTCGGGCGGCGTCGACGGACCCGACGGTACGGTCGCCGTTCGCGCACCGATTCTCGGCACGATCCTTCAGGTTTCGGTCTCGGCCGGCGACCGGGTCGCCGCCGGCAGCGAGCTGCTGGTGATGGAAGCGATGAAGATGGAGCACGTCGTCACCGCGCCCGTTTCCGGCATCTGCCGCCTCGTCACCGTCGCTGCCGGCGACACGGTGTTCGAAACGCATCCGCTCGTGTTCCTCGAGGAGGCGCACGTCGAGGCAGACGCCGGCGATGCCGACGCGGAAGTCGATCCCGCGCACATCCGGCCGGATCTCGCCGAAGTGCAGGCGCGGCATCGGTTCGGCGCCGACGACGCGCGCCCCGAAGCCGTCGCAAAGCGGCGCGCGAGCGGCCAGAGAACCGCGCGCGAGAACGTCGACGACCTTTGCGATCCGGGATCGTTTGCCGAGTTCGGCTCGCTCGTGATCGCTGCGCAGCGCCGCCGCCGCGGTCTCGACGATCTGATCCGCCGCACGCCCGGCGACGGGATGATCTGCGGCCTTGCCAGCATCAACGGCGACCGCTTCGCCGCGGACAAGTCGCGCGCCGTCGTAATGTCGTACGACTACACGGTGCTCGCCGGCACGCAGGGGCTGCAGAACCACCGCAAGAAAGACCGCATGTTCGAGATCGCCTACGACCAGCGTCTTCCGGTCGTGATCCTGACCGAAGGCGGGGGAGGGCGCCCGGGAGACACCGACGGTTCGGGCGTCGCCGGTCTCGATTGCCGCGCGTTTCAGTTCTTCGGACGGCTATCGGGTCTCGTGCCGCTCGTCGGTGTCAACTCCGGCCGCTGCTTTGCCGGCAACGCGGCGCTGCTCGGCTGCTGCGACGTGGTGATCGCAACCGCCAACTCGAGCATCGGCATGGGCGGTCCCGCGATGATCGAAGGCGGCGGGCTCGGCGTGTTTCATCCGGACGAAGTCGGTCCGATGGCGGTGCAGACGCGCAACGGCGTCGTCGACATCGCAGTGGCGGATGAAGCCGAAGCGATCGCGACGGCCAAGCAGTATCTGTCGTACTTCCAGGGGCCGGCGACCGAGTGGAAGGCCGCCGATCAGCGCCTGCTGCGAAGCGCGATCCCCGAGAACCGGCTTCGCATCTACGACGTGCGCCGCGTGATCTCTACGCTCGTCGACGAAGGCTCGCTGCTCGAGCTTCGGCGCGACTTCGGCACGGGAATGGTCACGGCGCTCGCGCGCATCGAAGGCCGTCCGATCGGGGTGCTCGCCAACAATCCGGCGCATCTTGCCGGAGCGATCGATCCGGATGGTGCCGACAAGGCCGCGCGCTTCATGCAGCTCTGCGACGCGCACGATCTGCCGATGCTGTCGCTGTGCGACACGCCGGGCATCATGGTCGGGCCCGAGATCGAAGCGCGTGCGATGGTGCGACACGCGTCGCGCATGTTCGTGGTCGGCGCGAGCCTTACGGTGCCGTTCTTCACGATCGTGCTGCGCAAAGGCTACGGGCTCGGCGCGCAGGCGATGGCCGGGGGCAGCTTCCACGCGCCGATGTTCACCGTCGCATGGCCGACCGGCGAGTTCGGCGGCATGGGCCTCGAAGGCGCCGTAAAGCTGGGCTTTCAGAAAGAGCTCGCCGCCGTCGAGGATCCGGCCGCGCGCCGCGAGCTGTTCGAGTCGATGGTCGCGCATGCGTACGAGATCGGAAAAGGCGTCAGCATGGCGTCGTACTTCGAAATCGACGACGTGATCGATCCGGCCGAATCGCGCCGCTGGATCATGACGGCACTGCGCTCGGCTCCGCCGGTTCTGCCGCGCAGCGGGAAGAAGCGGCCGTGCATCGATGCCTGGTAG
- a CDS encoding tetratricopeptide repeat protein — protein sequence MPVAASPRSAPAQSSGSPPPPPPPVGPSRFELLLTARWVLPAILVVAAIFRLWHVMALAKTPFFDHLGLDCLVYDEWGQRIAAGDWMGSRIFYQDPLYPYFLGVIYAIFGRHLMLVYLIQVGFGVATCWLTALLGKRVFGVAAGNLAALMAAVFAPAIFYEVQIEKTFLSVFLVAAFLVLLFGRRIGVRFAAGAVLALATLTRANLIVFIPLTALLLLFERPDDSGEPELSGQVEENPTRFDLLRVPEEWGMRQAAAFVAGCALILAPVALRNHHVEGQWVLTTSQAGQNFYIGNNPLNTTGSYFVPPSIRPDPRYEETDFRAEAEKKSGRKLKPSEVSDYWSHLAWEHIRTSPTFAQMMFLRKFVLFWNDYEVPDNLNMYLLERWSWVLRLPLLGIGVIASFALLGAAASFRRNSRVRILVGFVALYCATVVAFYVFSRYRIQIVPVLMVLAAYGILWLADAVRAQRWDQAGGGTAAVVMAGLFCFQSFEWTDKDKAIAISLNNLGALYMEMGDTPKAISTYEEAVKLSPKGVIGAMRILGDYYMKTGNLDRAEDFMRQVVTYKPESQMGWNALASLYMKRQANGESDPLLSDKLAAALLSAGRTADARRVVENARASGTPPSAEVERRLSAAEAGRR from the coding sequence GTGCCTGTCGCTGCATCCCCGAGGTCGGCTCCCGCACAGTCATCCGGGTCTCCGCCGCCACCTCCGCCGCCTGTCGGTCCGTCGCGCTTCGAGCTGCTGCTGACCGCGCGCTGGGTGCTTCCGGCCATTCTCGTCGTCGCCGCGATCTTTCGGCTGTGGCACGTGATGGCGCTCGCGAAGACGCCGTTTTTCGATCATCTCGGTCTCGATTGCCTCGTCTACGACGAGTGGGGCCAGCGCATCGCAGCCGGCGACTGGATGGGCAGCCGGATCTTCTACCAGGATCCTCTTTACCCGTACTTCCTCGGAGTGATCTACGCGATCTTCGGGCGTCACCTGATGCTCGTGTACCTGATCCAGGTCGGCTTCGGGGTTGCCACGTGCTGGCTTACGGCGCTCCTCGGAAAGCGTGTGTTTGGTGTCGCGGCCGGCAATCTTGCGGCGCTGATGGCGGCGGTGTTCGCACCGGCGATCTTCTACGAGGTGCAGATCGAGAAGACCTTCCTCAGCGTCTTCCTGGTTGCGGCGTTTCTCGTGCTGCTGTTCGGCCGTCGAATCGGGGTGCGCTTCGCTGCCGGTGCAGTGCTGGCGCTGGCCACGCTCACGCGTGCGAACCTGATCGTGTTCATCCCGCTGACGGCGCTGCTGCTGCTGTTCGAACGGCCGGATGACAGCGGCGAGCCCGAGCTATCCGGACAAGTCGAGGAGAATCCGACACGATTCGATTTGCTGCGCGTTCCGGAAGAGTGGGGTATGCGGCAGGCAGCGGCGTTCGTCGCAGGCTGCGCGCTGATCCTCGCGCCCGTCGCGCTGCGCAACCATCACGTCGAAGGCCAGTGGGTGCTGACGACCTCGCAGGCCGGACAGAACTTCTACATCGGCAACAATCCGCTCAACACGACCGGCAGCTATTTCGTGCCGCCGTCGATCCGCCCCGATCCTCGCTACGAGGAGACCGATTTCCGCGCGGAAGCCGAGAAGAAATCCGGACGCAAGCTCAAGCCATCGGAGGTTTCCGACTACTGGAGTCATCTCGCGTGGGAGCACATCCGCACGTCGCCGACGTTCGCGCAGATGATGTTTCTCAGGAAGTTCGTGCTGTTCTGGAACGACTACGAGGTTCCCGACAACCTCAACATGTATCTGCTCGAGCGCTGGTCGTGGGTGCTGCGGCTGCCGCTTCTCGGCATCGGCGTGATCGCGTCGTTCGCGCTGCTCGGCGCCGCCGCATCGTTCCGCCGCAATTCCCGCGTGCGGATTCTCGTCGGGTTCGTTGCGCTCTACTGCGCGACGGTGGTCGCGTTCTACGTATTCTCGCGCTACCGCATCCAGATCGTACCGGTGCTGATGGTGCTCGCCGCCTACGGCATCCTGTGGCTCGCCGATGCGGTGCGCGCGCAGCGATGGGACCAGGCGGGCGGCGGCACCGCGGCCGTCGTGATGGCAGGCCTTTTCTGTTTCCAGAGTTTCGAGTGGACCGACAAGGACAAGGCGATCGCGATCAGCCTGAACAACCTCGGCGCGCTCTACATGGAAATGGGCGATACGCCCAAGGCAATCTCGACGTACGAGGAAGCCGTCAAGCTCAGTCCCAAGGGCGTCATCGGCGCGATGCGAATCCTCGGCGACTACTACATGAAAACCGGCAATCTGGATCGCGCCGAAGATTTCATGCGCCAGGTCGTCACGTACAAGCCGGAAAGCCAGATGGGATGGAATGCGCTGGCGTCGCTCTACATGAAGCGGCAGGCGAACGGCGAGTCCGATCCGCTGCTCAGTGACAAGCTCGCGGCCGCGCTTCTTTCTGCCGGCCGCACAGCAGACGCGAGACGTGTAGTAGAAAACGCGCGCGCCTCCGGCACGCCGCCGAGCGCCGAGGTCGAGCGCAGGCTTTCGGCGGCGGAAGCCGGCAGGCGCTGA
- a CDS encoding AAA family ATPase: MSSREQSIYLFSDFELRAGERILLRRGRHVAVEPKVLEVMVHLAGNADRVVPKAELLDSLWPGVAVVDGVVHRCVSRARRLLGDDGNGPRIIATRGREGYQFVAKVSAIRRTLAIEPESSVPSAGAGIPALVPRADLIGRTDELRVLHAMLADLEGARRGGVLCITGSPGMGKSRLLDTLADDAATHGVRVLRSECREVSGAPAFHPWIRILEDLAMGSDAAVLLDKLGSSAADLGELVPALVHSRASHTSRANLSPDLQRSRFLSTAERLLRIASESRPTVILIDDLHCGDDATLAFWRILTPACSRVPLLLACSYRDAEVRRHDTLATIDAEAFSSEIAVRCQLDGLGPSDTEDLVVPLLERSLPHRTARRMARRIQEKSEGNPFFALELARHMLALEAKIGAEQLETALDRSSSSLSSSIRSVVALRMDAMRASTRQILEAAATIGRDFDLARLRAVCEGDDEAVDSALDEAVAAEVVDSRSDAPGQFRFRHILFRDVLYNMSAPGVRRKRHYRIATHILATHGAMLENYYEELAHHFLEAAPDGYADEAISFALRAAAHATQRLAFENAARSYERAITSLRLTREPSDRRLCQFMLELAESWSRAGNDQRASTAFEEAAIVARRIGDGELFARAAIGLAVRFGQPVDFGVPSPATRNLLEEALIGLSEKPAPTRALVLACLAFSAFAESAHARAVELATRSETEARASGDPLSTCVALVARHMVSMEPGNPAHAADIADELITVAESSGMQEMVLVGHTYRTFRYLEDGTDSAKLDATVSARAQLAAHLRQPQGQWWSRVIAATMAMMRGDWRLCEEESHAAHDLALGSLNTNQDLAFRTQKAQVLMHRGEIGAMLDLSRETAELYPHLHTSYAAHCVVLAAVGERNETREFAKSWHGKIFSESLQPSNWLVEAACLVELASILDDAALAEPLYRFLEPHRDRNVIVGQGIAYNGTVARLLGLLACVLGRFDIAVNEFGVALARSSDFHALPWIARTQLNYARCLRRRCHDGDEAEARRLLSEAHETSHRIGGLGLQMEIQLVENGAI, encoded by the coding sequence ATGAGCAGTCGCGAGCAGTCGATCTACCTTTTTTCCGATTTCGAGTTGCGCGCCGGCGAACGCATCCTGCTACGCCGGGGTCGTCACGTGGCCGTCGAGCCCAAGGTTCTCGAGGTCATGGTGCACCTGGCCGGGAACGCCGACCGCGTGGTCCCCAAGGCGGAGCTTCTTGACTCGCTGTGGCCCGGCGTCGCGGTCGTCGATGGCGTGGTGCATCGCTGCGTGTCGCGAGCGCGTCGCCTGCTCGGCGACGACGGCAACGGGCCGCGCATCATCGCGACGCGTGGGCGCGAGGGGTACCAGTTTGTCGCGAAAGTGTCGGCAATACGTCGTACGCTCGCCATCGAGCCGGAAAGCTCCGTGCCGTCCGCAGGCGCTGGCATACCCGCGCTCGTGCCTCGCGCAGATCTCATTGGCCGCACTGACGAGCTCCGCGTTCTGCATGCCATGCTCGCCGACCTCGAGGGCGCGCGCCGAGGTGGCGTCCTTTGCATTACCGGAAGTCCGGGCATGGGAAAATCCCGGCTGCTCGATACACTCGCCGATGACGCCGCGACGCACGGAGTGCGCGTGTTGCGGAGCGAGTGCCGGGAAGTTTCGGGCGCGCCAGCATTTCATCCGTGGATCCGGATTCTCGAAGACCTGGCGATGGGTTCCGACGCCGCCGTACTCCTCGACAAGCTGGGTAGCTCAGCCGCGGACCTCGGTGAGCTGGTGCCGGCTCTGGTTCATTCCCGCGCGTCGCACACCTCCAGGGCAAACCTCTCGCCGGACCTGCAGCGCAGCCGATTCCTCTCGACTGCCGAGCGGCTGTTGCGAATCGCTTCCGAGTCCAGGCCGACCGTCATCCTGATCGACGATCTTCACTGCGGCGATGATGCGACGCTCGCGTTCTGGCGGATTCTGACGCCTGCGTGCTCGCGAGTGCCGCTTCTGCTTGCGTGCAGCTATCGTGACGCGGAAGTACGCCGCCACGATACGCTGGCCACGATCGATGCCGAAGCATTCTCGAGCGAGATTGCAGTTCGCTGCCAGCTCGATGGTCTCGGCCCTTCCGATACGGAGGATCTCGTTGTTCCACTGCTGGAGCGAAGTCTGCCTCACCGGACGGCGCGGCGGATGGCACGAAGGATCCAGGAAAAGTCCGAGGGCAATCCGTTCTTCGCACTCGAGCTCGCACGGCACATGCTCGCGCTCGAGGCGAAGATCGGCGCCGAACAACTCGAAACGGCGCTCGATCGCAGCTCATCGTCGCTATCCAGCAGCATCCGTTCGGTCGTGGCGCTTCGCATGGATGCGATGCGCGCTTCGACCCGGCAGATCCTCGAAGCGGCGGCGACGATCGGGCGCGATTTCGACCTCGCTCGATTGCGCGCCGTCTGCGAGGGCGACGACGAGGCCGTCGACTCCGCGCTCGACGAAGCGGTAGCGGCCGAGGTTGTCGACAGCCGAAGCGATGCTCCGGGACAATTTCGCTTCCGTCACATCCTGTTCCGCGACGTTCTCTACAACATGAGCGCACCCGGCGTCAGACGTAAACGCCATTACCGCATTGCCACACATATCCTCGCTACCCATGGAGCGATGCTCGAGAACTACTACGAGGAGCTTGCGCATCACTTTCTGGAAGCCGCGCCCGACGGCTATGCCGACGAAGCCATTTCGTTTGCACTTCGCGCGGCCGCGCACGCCACGCAGCGGCTGGCTTTCGAGAACGCCGCACGCTCTTACGAGCGCGCGATCACCTCGCTGCGCCTCACGCGCGAGCCTTCGGACCGCCGGCTGTGCCAGTTCATGCTCGAGCTGGCAGAGTCGTGGAGCCGCGCGGGAAACGACCAGCGCGCGAGCACGGCGTTTGAAGAGGCGGCCATCGTCGCGCGCCGAATCGGCGACGGCGAGCTCTTCGCGCGCGCCGCGATCGGACTGGCCGTGCGCTTTGGCCAACCCGTCGACTTCGGTGTGCCTTCGCCTGCTACGCGCAACCTGCTCGAGGAGGCATTGATCGGGCTGTCGGAAAAGCCGGCCCCGACTCGCGCGCTGGTCCTGGCCTGCCTCGCGTTCTCCGCCTTCGCCGAATCCGCACATGCCCGGGCCGTAGAGCTGGCCACGAGGAGCGAAACCGAGGCACGTGCGAGCGGCGATCCGTTATCGACCTGCGTTGCGCTGGTCGCGCGCCACATGGTGTCGATGGAGCCCGGCAATCCAGCGCACGCCGCCGATATCGCCGACGAGCTGATCACGGTCGCCGAGAGCTCGGGCATGCAGGAGATGGTGCTCGTCGGACACACGTATCGCACGTTCCGTTACCTGGAGGACGGAACCGACTCGGCGAAACTGGACGCGACGGTTTCCGCACGCGCGCAACTGGCGGCGCACCTGCGACAACCCCAGGGACAATGGTGGAGTCGTGTCATCGCGGCGACGATGGCCATGATGCGCGGCGATTGGCGGCTCTGCGAGGAAGAAAGTCACGCCGCCCACGATCTCGCCCTGGGATCGCTCAACACGAACCAGGACCTAGCGTTTCGCACCCAGAAAGCCCAGGTGCTCATGCATCGCGGCGAAATCGGGGCGATGCTCGATCTCTCGCGCGAGACCGCGGAGCTCTACCCGCATCTTCACACCTCCTACGCTGCGCATTGCGTCGTTCTGGCCGCGGTCGGCGAGCGCAACGAAACCCGGGAATTTGCAAAAAGCTGGCACGGCAAAATCTTCTCCGAGTCGCTGCAGCCCTCAAACTGGCTGGTGGAAGCGGCGTGTCTGGTCGAGCTCGCGTCGATCCTGGACGATGCGGCGCTTGCCGAGCCGCTCTATCGTTTTCTGGAGCCTCATCGCGACCGCAACGTGATCGTCGGACAGGGAATCGCGTACAACGGAACGGTCGCTCGCCTGCTGGGACTCCTGGCCTGCGTACTCGGACGCTTCGATATCGCCGTCAACGAGTTCGGCGTCGCGCTCGCGCGCAGTAGCGACTTCCACGCGCTGCCGTGGATCGCCCGCACTCAGCTCAACTATGCACGGTGCCTTCGCAGGCGATGCCACGACGGCGACGAAGCCGAGGCCCGCCGGCTTCTGTCCGAAGCCCATGAAACCAGCCATCGAATCGGCGGCCTCGGCCTGCAGATGGAGATCCAGCTCGTCGAGAACGGCGCAATCTGA